One stretch of Gambusia affinis linkage group LG05, SWU_Gaff_1.0, whole genome shotgun sequence DNA includes these proteins:
- the cnih4 gene encoding protein cornichon homolog 4 yields MEATVFILSLVDCCALIFLSVYFIITLSDLECDYINARACCSKLNKWVIPEMVGQCLSMMLMLVSMHWFIFLLNLPVAAWNIYRYVKIPMGNMGVFDPTEIHNRGLLKSYMKEAMIKLGYHLLCFFIYLYSMILALIND; encoded by the exons ATGGAGGCGACTGTGTTTATCCTATCGCTTGTAGACTGTTGTGCACTGATTTTTCTGTCCGTTTACTTT ATTATCACTCTATCTGATCTAGAATGTGACTACATTAATGCCCGAGCATGCTGCTCCAAGCTGAACAAA TGGGTAATTCCAGAGATGGTTGGTCAGTGTCTCTCTATGATGCTCATGCTGGTCTCCATGCACTGGTTCATTTTCCTGCTCAACTTGCCTGTAGCAGCCTGGAACATCTACAG GTATGTGAAGATTCCTATGGGAAACATGGGTGTGTTTGATCCAACTGAGATCCACAACAGGGGTCTGCTTAAATCGTACATGAAGGAGGCCATGATTAAATTAGGATACCACCTGCTCTGcttcttcatttatttgtaCAG CATGATCCTGGCTCTGATCAATGACTGA